One Roseomonas gilardii subsp. gilardii genomic region harbors:
- a CDS encoding GntR family transcriptional regulator, which translates to MDEMATLPADSSTARSSDLYAAMKAEIVSLRLAPGTQLQEVALGQRFGVSRTPVREALQGLLHDGLVERFGRFYRVIRMTEAEIRDVCELREALECMAVGLAVEREPGCTAVLERLIAEQEAAFAAGDLDAFHALDGAFHLRIGQGAGNAALLRQLEMLHDKATLVRAMEGSRPHWAGQVVAEHRRILDAMRRRETGIAQAEMRYHIRSVVMLRSRQAPPEPGAS; encoded by the coding sequence ATGGACGAGATGGCCACCCTCCCCGCCGACAGCAGTACGGCTCGCAGCTCCGATCTCTACGCCGCCATGAAGGCGGAGATCGTCTCCCTGCGCCTCGCCCCCGGCACACAGTTGCAGGAGGTGGCGCTGGGGCAGCGCTTCGGCGTCAGCCGCACGCCGGTGCGGGAGGCATTGCAGGGCCTGTTGCATGACGGGCTGGTGGAACGCTTCGGCCGGTTCTATCGCGTCATCCGCATGACGGAGGCCGAGATCCGCGATGTCTGCGAACTGCGCGAGGCCCTGGAATGCATGGCGGTCGGCCTGGCGGTGGAACGCGAGCCCGGCTGCACCGCGGTGCTGGAAAGGCTGATCGCCGAACAGGAGGCGGCCTTCGCCGCGGGGGATCTCGATGCCTTCCATGCCCTGGACGGGGCCTTCCACCTCCGCATCGGCCAGGGCGCGGGCAATGCCGCGCTGTTGCGGCAGTTGGAGATGCTCCACGACAAGGCGACGCTGGTGCGCGCGATGGAGGGCAGCCGCCCCCACTGGGCCGGGCAGGTGGTCGCCGAGCATCGCCGGATCCTCGATGCCATGCGGCGGCGGGAGACGGGCATCGCCCAGGCGGAGATGCGCTATCACATCCGGAGCGTCGTCATGCTCCGCTCCCGGCAAGCCCCTCCTGAGCCAGGGGCTTCCTGA
- the crcB gene encoding fluoride efflux transporter CrcB, which translates to MSFTTCLLVMIGGALGTLARYVVSVLALPISRDLPWGTIIINLTGSFVIGFFGTLTLAHGRYPLSENIRLFVMIGLCGGYTTFSSFSLQTLDLLRSGAVLRASINIGASLLLCLGAVALGHAMAAHFNGGARQIAQIALEEDA; encoded by the coding sequence ATGTCGTTCACCACCTGCCTGCTGGTCATGATCGGCGGTGCCCTCGGCACCCTGGCGCGCTATGTCGTTTCCGTGCTGGCGCTGCCCATCAGCCGGGACCTGCCCTGGGGCACCATCATCATCAACCTCACCGGCTCCTTCGTCATCGGCTTCTTCGGCACGCTGACCCTGGCCCATGGCCGCTACCCGTTGTCGGAGAACATCCGCCTCTTCGTGATGATCGGGCTCTGCGGTGGCTACACCACCTTCTCCTCCTTCAGCCTCCAGACGCTGGACCTGTTGAGGAGCGGCGCCGTGCTGCGGGCCTCCATCAACATCGGCGCCTCCCTGCTGCTCTGCCTCGGGGCGGTGGCCCTGGGCCATGCCATGGCCGCCCATTTCAACGGTGGCGCCCGGCAGATCGCCCAGATCGCCCTCGAGGAGGATGCGTGA
- a CDS encoding D-amino acid dehydrogenase has translation MRVTVLGAGVIGVATAYWLLEAGHEVTVVERREAAGVETSWGNGAIIHVSSVQPWAAPGVPMKVLRWLGQEDAPMLLRPSALPRMWRWGLGFMMAARPARYRDTCVANLELALQSARCMAEIRARTGVAYDYAGHCVVKTFADAATLEEAARAHEALAPFGLETERLDRAACVAREPALGPVAERIAGGLYFPQDEIGDCNKFSQGLAAWCAARGARFHYGTTAEDLVLREGRVAAVRTRAGGDRGEIASDAVVVALASQSPIFLRRHGIALPVYPVKGLSVTVPRRVWPEGPRNAILDDMRKFALTPLGDRYRIVGSAEVADYDTTPSPQRIGALMRSVAELFPAMAGAERAEGAVQWAGLRPMVPDGRPRIGPTRIPGLFLNTGHGHTGWTMAAGSGRRLAALIERPEQVPAAA, from the coding sequence ATGCGCGTCACCGTGCTGGGGGCCGGGGTCATCGGCGTCGCCACCGCCTATTGGCTGCTGGAGGCCGGGCACGAGGTCACGGTGGTGGAGCGCCGCGAGGCGGCGGGGGTGGAGACGAGCTGGGGCAACGGCGCCATCATCCATGTCAGCTCCGTCCAGCCCTGGGCCGCGCCCGGCGTGCCGATGAAGGTGCTGCGCTGGCTGGGGCAGGAGGATGCGCCGATGCTGCTGCGCCCCTCCGCCCTGCCGCGCATGTGGCGCTGGGGGCTGGGCTTCATGATGGCGGCCCGCCCGGCGCGCTATCGGGACACCTGCGTCGCCAATCTGGAACTGGCGCTGCAGAGCGCGCGCTGCATGGCGGAGATCCGGGCCCGCACCGGCGTGGCCTATGACTATGCCGGGCATTGCGTCGTGAAGACCTTCGCCGATGCCGCGACGCTGGAGGAGGCGGCGCGGGCGCATGAGGCACTGGCGCCCTTCGGGCTGGAAACGGAGCGGCTGGACCGCGCCGCCTGCGTGGCGCGGGAGCCGGCCCTGGGCCCGGTGGCGGAGCGTATCGCCGGCGGCCTGTACTTCCCGCAGGACGAGATCGGCGACTGCAACAAGTTCAGCCAGGGGCTGGCCGCCTGGTGCGCGGCGCGCGGCGCCCGCTTCCACTACGGCACCACGGCGGAGGATCTGGTGCTGCGCGAGGGGCGCGTGGCGGCGGTGCGGACCCGTGCCGGTGGGGACAGGGGTGAGATCGCGAGCGACGCGGTGGTGGTGGCGCTGGCCAGCCAGAGCCCGATCTTCCTGCGCCGCCATGGGATCGCCCTGCCGGTCTATCCGGTGAAGGGCCTCTCGGTCACCGTGCCGCGCCGGGTCTGGCCGGAGGGGCCGCGCAACGCCATCCTCGACGACATGCGGAAATTCGCCCTGACGCCGCTGGGCGACCGCTACCGCATCGTCGGCTCGGCCGAGGTCGCCGATTACGACACGACGCCGTCCCCGCAGCGGATCGGGGCGCTGATGCGCAGCGTGGCGGAACTCTTCCCGGCGATGGCGGGTGCGGAGAGGGCGGAGGGCGCGGTGCAATGGGCCGGGCTGCGGCCGATGGTGCCGGATGGGCGGCCCCGCATCGGCCCGACGCGCATCCCCGGCCTGTTCCTGAACACCGGCCATGGCCATACCGGCTGGACCATGGCGGCCGGTTCCGGCCGGCGCCTGGCGGCCCTGATCGAGCGGCCGGAGCAGGTACCCGCTGCGGCGTAA
- the ade gene encoding adenine deaminase — translation MRRVLERRIDQALGREKADLAIRDARILDLVTGTVRRGDIAICGERIVGMRESYEGVREIDAAGRFAVPGFVDSHVHCESTLVTPGEFDCCVLPRGTTTAICDPHEICNVLGEEGLRYFLDSSLATVMDLRVQLSSCVPATGLETAGARLDAPELVRYRDHPQVIGLAEFMNVPGVLNKDPVCLDKLAAFADGHIDGHSPLLSGRALNAYLSCGIRNCHETTSYEEGLEKLSKGMQVLIREGTVSKDVTALAPLIGEFTSPFLGLCTDDRNPLDIFEQGHMDYLVRRAIALGAPVAATYRAASWSAARGFGLRDRGLIAPGYLADILLLEELESCAVSLVLRKGVPVTAESFAGRALPAPPGGNSVRLAPVGPEVFRVPESAAALPAIGIIPGKIITARIDDAAPLVRGGQCEADPASDLLKVCVLERHGRNGNVGRGFVRGFGLRGGALASSVGHDSHNICVLGASDADMAVAVNRLIALGGGFVAVRDGAVLAELALPLAGLMSLDPFETVRHALHGLRDTVQGMGCALEEPFLQLAFLSLPVIPHLKITDRGLVDVDRFALIG, via the coding sequence ATGCGGCGTGTGCTGGAGAGGCGGATCGACCAGGCCCTGGGGCGCGAGAAGGCCGATCTGGCGATCAGGGACGCCCGGATCCTCGATCTGGTGACGGGGACGGTCCGGCGCGGCGACATCGCCATCTGCGGCGAGCGGATCGTGGGAATGCGCGAGAGCTATGAAGGCGTGCGGGAGATCGATGCCGCCGGGCGCTTCGCCGTGCCGGGCTTCGTGGACAGCCATGTGCATTGCGAGAGCACGCTGGTCACGCCGGGGGAGTTCGACTGCTGCGTGCTGCCGCGCGGCACCACCACGGCGATCTGCGACCCGCACGAGATCTGCAACGTGCTGGGCGAGGAGGGGCTGCGCTACTTCCTCGATTCCTCGCTGGCCACGGTGATGGACCTGCGGGTGCAACTGTCCTCCTGCGTGCCGGCGACGGGGCTGGAGACGGCGGGGGCGCGGCTCGACGCGCCGGAGCTGGTGCGGTACCGCGACCATCCGCAGGTGATCGGCCTCGCGGAGTTCATGAACGTGCCCGGCGTGCTGAACAAGGACCCTGTCTGCCTCGACAAGCTGGCGGCCTTCGCTGACGGGCATATCGACGGCCATTCGCCGCTGCTCTCCGGCCGGGCGCTGAACGCCTATCTCTCCTGTGGCATCCGCAACTGCCACGAGACGACCAGCTACGAGGAAGGGCTGGAGAAGCTGTCCAAGGGCATGCAGGTGCTGATCCGCGAGGGCACCGTTTCCAAGGACGTGACCGCGCTGGCGCCGCTGATCGGGGAATTCACCTCGCCCTTCCTCGGCCTCTGCACCGACGACCGCAACCCGCTCGATATTTTCGAGCAGGGGCACATGGACTATCTCGTGCGCCGGGCCATCGCGCTCGGCGCGCCGGTGGCGGCGACCTATCGCGCGGCGAGCTGGTCGGCGGCGCGCGGCTTCGGGCTGCGCGACCGCGGGCTGATCGCGCCGGGCTACCTCGCCGACATCCTGTTGCTGGAGGAGCTGGAGAGCTGCGCCGTCAGCCTCGTGCTGCGCAAGGGCGTGCCGGTGACAGCGGAAAGCTTCGCGGGGCGCGCCCTGCCGGCACCGCCGGGCGGCAATTCCGTGCGCCTCGCCCCGGTCGGGCCGGAGGTGTTCCGTGTTCCGGAGAGCGCCGCCGCGCTGCCGGCGATCGGCATCATTCCCGGCAAGATCATCACCGCGCGGATCGACGATGCCGCGCCCCTGGTACGGGGCGGGCAGTGCGAGGCCGATCCGGCCAGCGACCTGTTGAAGGTCTGCGTGCTGGAGCGCCATGGGCGCAACGGCAATGTCGGACGCGGCTTCGTGCGCGGCTTCGGCCTGCGCGGCGGGGCGCTGGCTTCCTCGGTCGGGCATGACAGCCACAACATCTGCGTGTTGGGCGCCAGCGATGCCGACATGGCCGTGGCGGTGAACCGGCTGATCGCGCTGGGCGGCGGCTTCGTGGCGGTGCGCGACGGCGCTGTGCTGGCGGAACTCGCCCTGCCGCTGGCCGGGCTGATGAGCCTCGATCCCTTCGAGACGGTGCGCCACGCGCTGCACGGGCTGCGCGACACGGTGCAGGGGATGGGCTGCGCGCTGGAGGAACCCTTCCTGCAACTCGCTTTCCTGTCCCTGCCTGTGATCCCGCATCTGAAGATCACCGATCGCGGCCTGGTGGATGTGGACCGGTTCGCGCTGATCGGCTGA
- a CDS encoding YjbH domain-containing protein encodes MSRLLVLLLLLLSSAAIAEELPATGGDFGGMGLLETRNARFREDGVLEAGASLRTDRRFWFLNFQALPFLETTFRLSERLNGTTGQGTTTDRSFDLKLRLVEESAWLPAVAVGLQDLIGTGIYGGEYLVASKRWYGWDFSLGLGWGRLGSAGGLRNPLRRISGRFDERERDVGRGGTLRTDFFQGADVAPFGGVEYSLPPLPTPWGAVEGLRAKLEWSGDELRDERGGYPGRTTGLRGRARSQLNAGLQWSNEWLDAGLAFVNGTDLLARLSLRLDPNRMPDIPLPAPPPVPARAAQAEGEGALAPRVFAALAAAGFQPRAFALEGGEARIAVSGGRFRTLPQVLARIVRATEGLLPPEVQVLRLSWWLGGAEVARALAPRDILADAARGRVSPEEAFAAVTLLPAAGDSWPGESRAPPQRLSYGLEPRLGLILGDPTRSLRWQAAIAGTARLDLGAGFALAGSVQQRLLGNIGGGLPSDSRLPHVRSDYARYAREGETSIPALYAERIWNLAPDVFARATAGWLEPMFGGVSGEVLYRPHERSWAVGLDLNWVRQRDHDGMLGFRNYSAVTGQASFYADLPVWNLYGVLRAGRYLAGDWGGTVELGRRFANGIEVGGFATFTNVSFEKFGEGSFDKGIYLRIPLDLFGAQTRSTAQALIRPVQRDGGQRLMVDNPLWGLTRDGRDEAFERSITGFAR; translated from the coding sequence GTGTCCCGTCTTCTCGTCCTTCTCCTCCTTCTGCTCTCCAGTGCTGCCATCGCTGAGGAATTGCCCGCCACCGGCGGGGATTTCGGCGGGATGGGGCTGCTGGAAACACGCAATGCGCGCTTCCGGGAGGATGGGGTCCTGGAAGCCGGGGCATCGCTGCGCACCGACCGGCGCTTCTGGTTCCTGAACTTCCAGGCACTGCCCTTCCTGGAAACCACCTTCCGCCTGAGCGAGAGGCTGAACGGCACGACGGGGCAGGGCACCACCACGGACCGTTCCTTCGACCTGAAGCTGCGGCTGGTGGAGGAAAGCGCCTGGCTGCCGGCCGTGGCGGTCGGGCTGCAGGACCTGATCGGCACGGGGATCTATGGCGGCGAGTATCTTGTCGCTTCCAAGCGCTGGTACGGCTGGGACTTCAGCCTGGGTCTCGGCTGGGGGCGGCTGGGTTCCGCCGGCGGGCTGCGCAACCCCCTCCGGCGGATCTCCGGCCGCTTCGATGAGCGGGAGCGCGATGTCGGACGCGGCGGCACGCTGCGCACGGATTTCTTTCAGGGCGCGGATGTCGCGCCGTTCGGCGGTGTCGAATACAGCCTGCCGCCTCTGCCCACGCCCTGGGGCGCGGTGGAGGGGCTGCGGGCCAAGCTGGAATGGTCGGGCGACGAGTTGCGTGACGAGCGCGGCGGCTATCCTGGCCGGACCACCGGGCTGCGGGGCCGGGCCCGGTCGCAACTGAATGCCGGCCTGCAATGGTCCAACGAATGGCTGGATGCGGGGCTGGCCTTCGTGAACGGGACCGATCTGCTGGCGCGGCTTTCCCTGCGCCTGGACCCGAACCGGATGCCGGACATTCCGCTCCCCGCGCCGCCGCCGGTGCCGGCCCGGGCCGCGCAGGCCGAAGGGGAAGGGGCGCTGGCGCCGCGGGTCTTCGCGGCCCTGGCTGCCGCGGGTTTCCAGCCCAGGGCCTTCGCGCTGGAGGGCGGAGAGGCGCGGATCGCCGTGTCGGGCGGGCGCTTCCGCACCCTGCCGCAGGTGCTGGCGCGGATCGTCCGGGCCACCGAGGGGCTGCTCCCGCCGGAAGTGCAGGTGCTGCGCCTGTCCTGGTGGCTGGGCGGGGCGGAGGTCGCCCGGGCGCTGGCGCCGCGCGACATCCTGGCCGACGCGGCGCGCGGCCGCGTCAGTCCGGAGGAAGCCTTTGCCGCCGTGACCCTTCTGCCCGCGGCCGGTGACTCCTGGCCTGGCGAGAGCCGCGCCCCGCCGCAACGGCTCTCCTATGGGCTGGAGCCGAGGCTGGGGCTGATCCTGGGCGATCCCACCCGCAGCCTGCGCTGGCAGGCGGCCATCGCCGGAACGGCGCGGCTGGATCTGGGGGCCGGCTTCGCCCTGGCCGGATCGGTGCAGCAGAGGCTGCTGGGCAATATCGGCGGCGGCCTGCCCTCCGACAGCCGGCTGCCGCATGTGCGGAGCGACTATGCCCGTTATGCCAGGGAGGGGGAGACTTCCATCCCGGCGCTCTATGCCGAGCGGATCTGGAACCTCGCCCCCGATGTCTTCGCGCGGGCCACGGCCGGTTGGCTGGAGCCGATGTTCGGCGGCGTTTCGGGCGAGGTGCTGTACCGCCCGCATGAGCGGTCCTGGGCGGTGGGGCTGGACCTGAACTGGGTGCGGCAGCGCGACCATGACGGGATGCTGGGCTTCCGGAACTACAGCGCCGTGACCGGCCAGGCTTCGTTCTATGCCGACCTGCCGGTCTGGAACCTCTACGGCGTGCTGCGGGCCGGGCGCTACCTGGCCGGGGACTGGGGCGGCACGGTCGAGCTGGGCCGGCGCTTCGCCAACGGCATCGAGGTCGGCGGCTTCGCCACCTTCACCAACGTCTCCTTCGAGAAGTTCGGCGAGGGTTCCTTCGACAAGGGTATCTATCTCCGCATCCCACTCGACCTCTTCGGGGCGCAGACCCGCAGCACCGCCCAGGCGCTGATCCGCCCGGTGCAGCGCGACGGTGGGCAGCGGCTGATGGTGGACAACCCCCTTTGGGGGCTGACGCGCGACGGACGGGACGAGGCGTTCGAACGGAGCATCACCGGCTTCGCACGATGA
- a CDS encoding DedA family protein — translation MDALISGFEAWIRENEAWAPWAAMLLAFSESLPVISLLVPSTALLLGMGLLIGNGTLPAWPVLLGIVVGGVAGDAVGFWVFRWQGRRLLRRWLPRGQWRTYAKAVLFFRRWGWMAVFLSRFVGPARAFAPAIAGLSGMRQSHFQIANLCSAIVWAPLLVMPGYLLDILGGILLRPGAWMILLLIALPVIGGWSLLRRR, via the coding sequence ATGGATGCGCTGATCAGCGGCTTCGAGGCCTGGATCCGGGAGAACGAGGCCTGGGCGCCCTGGGCCGCGATGCTGCTGGCCTTTTCCGAATCGTTGCCGGTGATCAGCCTCCTGGTGCCCTCGACGGCCCTGCTGCTGGGGATGGGCCTGCTGATCGGCAATGGCACGCTGCCCGCCTGGCCGGTCCTGCTGGGCATCGTGGTGGGCGGCGTGGCGGGCGATGCCGTGGGCTTCTGGGTCTTCCGCTGGCAGGGGCGGCGCCTGCTGCGGCGCTGGTTGCCGCGCGGCCAGTGGCGGACCTATGCCAAGGCGGTGCTGTTCTTCCGCCGCTGGGGCTGGATGGCGGTCTTCCTCAGCCGCTTCGTCGGCCCGGCCCGCGCCTTCGCCCCGGCCATCGCCGGCCTGTCGGGCATGCGGCAAAGCCATTTCCAGATCGCCAACCTGTGCTCTGCCATCGTCTGGGCACCGCTGCTGGTGATGCCGGGTTATCTGCTGGACATCCTGGGCGGAATCCTTCTGCGCCCGGGTGCCTGGATGATCCTGCTGCTGATCGCCCTGCCGGTGATCGGGGGCTGGAGCCTGTTGCGGCGGCGCTGA
- a CDS encoding HPr kinase/phosphorylase produces MDENGEWRLQHGGCAAYRGMGVLLLGPSGAGKSDLLLRLLDRRGWKLVADDQILLRYHDGALLAQAPPALKGMLEVRGLGVLEGFETLDQVTVGLAVACVPRQRVPRLPLPQLWGQAAGPAIPPGGAVPLVALHPFDASAPRKVELGLLAARGLLSCHAGAFAPPPSPGAA; encoded by the coding sequence ATGGACGAGAACGGGGAGTGGCGGCTCCAGCACGGCGGCTGCGCCGCCTATCGGGGCATGGGGGTCCTCCTGCTCGGCCCGTCCGGGGCCGGGAAGTCGGACCTTCTCCTGCGGCTCCTGGATCGGAGGGGATGGAAACTGGTCGCCGACGACCAGATTCTGTTGCGTTACCATGACGGTGCCCTGCTCGCCCAGGCACCGCCCGCCCTGAAGGGCATGCTGGAGGTTCGTGGGCTGGGTGTTCTGGAAGGCTTCGAAACATTGGATCAGGTGACGGTCGGCCTCGCGGTGGCCTGCGTCCCGCGCCAGCGGGTGCCCCGGTTGCCGCTCCCGCAGCTCTGGGGGCAGGCCGCCGGCCCGGCGATCCCGCCCGGCGGCGCGGTGCCCCTGGTGGCGCTGCACCCCTTCGACGCCTCGGCGCCCCGCAAGGTGGAACTCGGCCTGCTCGCCGCCCGGGGCCTGCTGTCCTGCCATGCCGGGGCCTTCGCCCCCCCGCCGTCTCCCGGGGCCGCATGA
- the rapZ gene encoding RNase adapter RapZ, with amino-acid sequence MSALRPVVIVTGLSGAGKASILRVLEDLGHETVDNPPLSVLGSLLTDGGEDSGGSPDSPPLAVGVDTRSRGFDAHILAAGLQALRLRPDMDLQIVFAAADADTLMHRYSETRRRHPLAPEGSAAEGIAREAELLAPLRDAADWVVDTTGLPLPDLRRMVEARFRPDRAPGMSVSVKSFGFPKGLPRDADLVFDLRFLRNPHYDPILRPMTGRDAPVAAFIEADPDFAPFWAHLTGLLDPLLPRYQAEGKKYLSIALGCTGGKHRSVLTAERLATHLARQGWRVDLSHRELRLTVEPAAPSPGPEARVLSP; translated from the coding sequence ATGAGCGCCCTGCGTCCGGTCGTCATCGTCACCGGCCTTTCCGGAGCCGGCAAGGCCTCCATCCTCCGCGTGCTGGAGGATCTGGGTCACGAAACCGTGGACAACCCTCCCCTCTCGGTGCTGGGCAGCCTGCTCACCGATGGCGGGGAGGATTCCGGCGGCTCCCCTGACAGCCCTCCCCTGGCGGTCGGCGTGGACACGCGCAGCCGGGGCTTCGACGCCCATATTCTCGCCGCCGGCCTGCAGGCCCTGCGCCTCCGGCCGGATATGGACCTGCAGATCGTCTTCGCCGCCGCCGATGCCGACACGCTGATGCACCGCTATTCCGAGACGCGGCGGCGCCATCCCCTGGCCCCCGAGGGCAGCGCCGCCGAGGGCATCGCGCGCGAGGCGGAGCTGCTGGCCCCCCTGCGCGACGCGGCGGACTGGGTGGTGGACACCACCGGCCTGCCCCTGCCCGATCTCCGCCGGATGGTGGAGGCCCGCTTCCGGCCCGACCGGGCGCCGGGCATGTCGGTCTCGGTGAAGTCCTTCGGTTTCCCCAAGGGCCTTCCGCGGGACGCGGATCTGGTTTTCGATCTGCGCTTCCTGCGCAACCCGCATTACGACCCCATATTGCGTCCCATGACAGGGAGAGACGCCCCCGTGGCGGCCTTCATCGAGGCCGACCCGGATTTTGCCCCGTTCTGGGCCCATCTGACCGGGCTGCTGGACCCGCTGCTGCCGCGCTATCAGGCCGAGGGCAAGAAGTACCTCTCCATCGCGCTCGGCTGCACGGGCGGCAAGCACCGGTCGGTGCTGACCGCCGAGCGGCTGGCGACCCATCTGGCCCGCCAGGGATGGCGGGTCGATCTCTCGCATCGCGAACTGCGCCTGACGGTCGAGCCCGCCGCGCCTTCGCCTGGGCCGGAGGCCCGAGTGCTCTCACCATGA
- a CDS encoding PTS sugar transporter subunit IIA, which translates to MIGMVLVTHGRLAEELRLAMEHVMGPQKNVACLCIGPDDNAENRREELRARVAEVRQGDGIVVLTDMYGGTPANLATSMLEEGDVEVVAGVNLPLLVKLAKLRGVEPMHQAVQHAVMAARKYLGTVAELRGTLPYAAKSEEGAAQGIPQGISQGISQAAQGGSR; encoded by the coding sequence ATGATCGGAATGGTACTGGTCACCCATGGACGCCTGGCCGAGGAACTCCGCCTCGCCATGGAACATGTCATGGGCCCGCAGAAGAACGTCGCCTGCCTGTGCATCGGGCCGGACGACAATGCCGAGAACCGCCGCGAGGAGTTGCGCGCCCGCGTGGCCGAGGTGCGGCAGGGCGACGGCATCGTGGTGCTGACCGACATGTACGGCGGCACCCCCGCCAACCTCGCCACCTCGATGCTGGAGGAAGGCGATGTGGAGGTGGTGGCCGGCGTCAACCTGCCGCTGCTGGTCAAGCTCGCCAAGCTGCGGGGCGTGGAGCCGATGCACCAGGCGGTGCAGCATGCGGTCATGGCCGCGCGCAAGTATCTCGGCACGGTGGCCGAGTTGCGCGGTACCCTGCCTTACGCCGCCAAGAGCGAGGAAGGGGCGGCCCAAGGGATACCCCAGGGGATATCCCAGGGGATATCCCAGGCCGCGCAGGGAGGAAGCCGATGA
- a CDS encoding HPr family phosphocarrier protein → MSTETVQPGTPVLRRKVTVVNTRGLHARAAAKLVTLAERYSACLNIVHDGQSVPACSIMGLMMLGAGKGSTITVEAEGWDAREALDGVAGLIEAGFHED, encoded by the coding sequence ATGAGCACCGAAACCGTCCAGCCCGGCACGCCGGTCCTGCGGCGCAAGGTCACCGTGGTCAACACGCGCGGCCTGCATGCCCGCGCGGCCGCGAAGCTGGTGACGCTGGCGGAGCGCTACTCCGCCTGCCTGAACATCGTCCATGACGGCCAGAGCGTCCCGGCCTGTTCCATCATGGGCCTGATGATGCTGGGGGCCGGCAAGGGAAGCACGATCACGGTCGAGGCCGAGGGCTGGGATGCCCGCGAGGCCCTGGACGGGGTCGCCGGCCTGATCGAGGCCGGCTTCCATGAAGACTGA